The genomic interval GATGGGCACCATGCTCCAGGCACAGGACCCCACGCTGGAGGACTTCGAGAACCTCGAAGGCTGCAACGAGATCCTGAACATCACCCGGCCCGACATCGTGCGCTCGGTCCACGAGGAGTACTTCGCGGTCGGCGTCGACTGCGTCGAGACGAACACGTTCGGCGCGAACCACTCCGCCGCGAACGAGTACGAGATCGCCGACCGGATCTTCGAGCTCTCCGAGTCGGGCGCCCGGATCGCCCGCGAGGTCGCCGACGAGTTCGGCGCCAAGGACGGCCGGCAGCGCTGGGTCCTCGGCTCGATCGGCCCCGGCACCAAGCTGCCCTCGCTCGGCCACATCACCTACGACGTCCTGCGCGACGGCTACCAGAGGAACGCCGAGGGCCTCCTGGCGGGCGGCTCCGACGCCCTGATCGTCGAGACCACCCAGGATCTGCTGCAGACCAAGTCCAGCATCATCGGCGCGCGCCGGGCGATGGACGCCCTCGGCGTCCACGTGCCGCTGATCTGCTCCCTCGCCTTCGAGACGACCGGCGTCATGCTGCTCGGCTCCGAGATCGGCGCCGCCCTGACCGCCCTGGAGCCGCTGGGCATCGACCTGATCGGTCTGAACTGCTCGACCGGCCCGGACGAGATGAGCGAGCACCTGCGCTACCTCGCCCGCCACTCCCGTACGCCCCTGATGTGCATGCCCAACGCCGGCCTGCCCGTCCTCACGAAGGACGGCGCGCACTTCCCGCTCGGCCCCGACGGTCTCGCCGACTCCCAGGAGCACTTCGTCCGGGACTACGGCCTCTCCCTCATCGGCGGCTGCTGCGGTACGACGCCCGAGCACCTGCGGGCCGTCGTCGAGCGGACCCGGGGGCTCACGCCGACCGAGCGGGACCCGCGTCCCGAGCCCGGCGCGGCCTCCCTCTACCAGACCATCCCCTTCCGGCAGGACACCGCCTACCTGGCGATCGGGGAGCGCACCAACGCCAACGGCTCCAAGAAGTTCCGCGAGGCCATGCTGGAGGCCCGCTGGGACGACTGCGTGGAGATGGCCCGCGACCAGATCCGCGAGGGCGCGCACATGCTCGACCTCTGCGTCGACTACGTGGGCCGTGACGGCGTCGCCGACATGGCGGAGCTGGCCGGCCGCTTCGCGACCGCCTCCACCCTCCCGATCGTGCTGGACTCCACCGAGCTGCCCGTGCTCCGCGCCGGCCTGGAGAAGCTCGGCGGCCGGGCCGTGCTGAACTCGGTGAACTACGAGGACGGCGACGGCCCCGAGTCCCGCTTCGCGCAGGTCAGTGCGCTGGCCTCCGAGCACGGGGCCGCGCTGATCGCGCTGACGATCGACGAGGAGGGCCAGGCCCGTACGGTCGAGCACAAGGTGGCCATCGCCGAGCGGCTGATCGAGGACCTCACCACCAACTGGGGCATCCACGAGTCCGACATCCTCATCGACACCCTGACCTTCACCATCTGCACCGGTCAGGAGGAGTCCCGCGGCGACGGCATCGCCACCATCGGGGCGATCCGCGAGCTGAAGCAGCGTCACCCGGACGTCCAGACCACGCTGGGCCTCTCCAACATCTCCTTCGGTCTGAACCCGGCCGCCCGGACCATCCTGAACTCCGTCTTCCTCGACGAGTGCGTCAAGGCCGGCCTGGACTCGGCGATCGTGCACGCCTCGAAGATCCTGCCGATCGCCCGGCTGGAGGAGGAGCAGGTCAAGGTCGCCCTCGACCTGATCTACGACCGCCGCGCCGAGGGCTACGACCCCCTCCAGAAGCTCATGGAGCTGTTCGAGGGCGTCAACATGAAGTCGATGAAGGCGGGCAGGGCCGAGGAGCTGATGGCGCTCCCGCTGGACGAGCGCCTCCAGCGCCGCATCATCGACGGCGAGAAGAACGGCCTGGAGGCCGACCTCGACGAGGCCCTCCAGGACACCCCGGCCCTCGACATCGTCAACAACACGCTGCTGGAAGGCATGAAGGTGGTCGGCGAGCTGTTCGGCTCCGGCCAGATGCAGCTGCCGTTCGTGCTCCAGTCCGCCGAGGTCATGAAGACCGCGGTGGCCCATCTCGAGCCGCACATGGAGAAGACCGACGACGACGGCAAAGGCACGATCGTGCTCGCCACCGTCCGCGGCGACGTCCACGA from Streptomyces sp. CA-278952 carries:
- the metH gene encoding methionine synthase produces the protein MASLPTSAADSRTRADALREALATRVVVADGAMGTMLQAQDPTLEDFENLEGCNEILNITRPDIVRSVHEEYFAVGVDCVETNTFGANHSAANEYEIADRIFELSESGARIAREVADEFGAKDGRQRWVLGSIGPGTKLPSLGHITYDVLRDGYQRNAEGLLAGGSDALIVETTQDLLQTKSSIIGARRAMDALGVHVPLICSLAFETTGVMLLGSEIGAALTALEPLGIDLIGLNCSTGPDEMSEHLRYLARHSRTPLMCMPNAGLPVLTKDGAHFPLGPDGLADSQEHFVRDYGLSLIGGCCGTTPEHLRAVVERTRGLTPTERDPRPEPGAASLYQTIPFRQDTAYLAIGERTNANGSKKFREAMLEARWDDCVEMARDQIREGAHMLDLCVDYVGRDGVADMAELAGRFATASTLPIVLDSTELPVLRAGLEKLGGRAVLNSVNYEDGDGPESRFAQVSALASEHGAALIALTIDEEGQARTVEHKVAIAERLIEDLTTNWGIHESDILIDTLTFTICTGQEESRGDGIATIGAIRELKQRHPDVQTTLGLSNISFGLNPAARTILNSVFLDECVKAGLDSAIVHASKILPIARLEEEQVKVALDLIYDRRAEGYDPLQKLMELFEGVNMKSMKAGRAEELMALPLDERLQRRIIDGEKNGLEADLDEALQDTPALDIVNNTLLEGMKVVGELFGSGQMQLPFVLQSAEVMKTAVAHLEPHMEKTDDDGKGTIVLATVRGDVHDIGKNLVDIILSNNGYTVVNLGIKQPVSAILEAAEEHRADVIGMSGLLVKSTVIMKENLQELNQRKMAADFPVILGGAALTRAYVEQDLHEIYEGEVRYARDAFEGLRLMDALIGVKRGVPGAALPELKQRRVPKKNTDTAVLEVEEPEGSVRSDVSTTNPVPEPPFRGTRVIKGIPLKDYASWLDEGALFKGQWGLKQARTGDGPTYEELVETEGRPHLRGWLDHLQSNNLLEAAVVYGYFPCVSKGDDLVLLHEDGSERTRFTFPRQRRGRRLCLADFFRPEESGEKDVVGLQIVTVGSRIGEATAELFAANSYRDYLELHGLSVQLAEALAEYWHARVRSELGFAGEDPADVEDMFALKYRGARFSLGYGACPDLEDRAKIADLLQPERIGVHLSEEFQLHPEQSTDAIVIHHPEAKYFNAR